ATAATGAATATTGCATGTTGCATGATAGGATTTTGATTATGTCGGCCCATTTTAGTTCTGCGCCACACAGCCGCCATTCCTCCCTGCACCAGAACACCAAGCGTCCGCCGCTGCGTGTTTTCATGTATCTGCTCATCAGCTTATCGTTGAGCGCGCTGTTAATCGTTTCCGCTGAGGGGCACGCCCGCTCGGTCGAGTATATGCGTTCCTTTGGAATCAGTGTCGAAGGTCTTGTGACGGATACCGGGACGGTGAGCGTCGGCGGGAGGACACCGAGCTATTACATCTCCGGCGAATACGCCGCTCTAAGCCCTTCCGGTATCGAACTCCAACTGCCTTTCCGTTTCACCGTCACGGCCGAGGAATTCAAGACGTATGCTGAGGGCAACACGCTTGCCCTGATTTACGATCCCGATCGCAAGGACGACCCGCAGATCACGGCTGAGGTGGATTTGGTCGATACGGCAGGCATGCGCGGGGTGGCGCTGATAACCGCCGCCGTGTACGCGCTGCTTGGCATCGGATTGAGCGTCTTCGATTGGCGCAGGCTCTCACGCAGTTCAAAGCGCGAGTCGAAACTGCGCAGCGCGTTCGGAACACGCTAGCGCAAATCCACCTTCCAAGAGGACAGAGACCGGATCACTGCCGCATTAACTGGCGCACCAGCGCGATAAATTCCTCACGGTTACCGTACATCAGGCCGCCGAGTTCATTCAGGATGAACTGGACTTCCGCGCCTGCCGTCAGCGTGATCTTGACGACCGGGTTGACAAACAGAACCGTACCGCGCTCGATGCTGGCGATCTCGTCAAAGCGAACCTCGTACGGCTGGGTATTGAGGATCGACATGACGGTCGGCATCAGCACGATGCGCCGGTTGGTCAGGTACAAGGTGCGCTGGCTCCAGCCCATGCCGTGATACCACGATACGCCCTGATGCCTGACGACACGCTCCCCCGGCGCCAGCGGGAAAGGCGCGGCAATATAGGGCTCGGCGGTTGGCGAGAGCGCATCAAGCTCGTCAGTCTCGGAGATGGCGGAGGGAGGCTCTGGCGCGGCTTTCGGCGCCGACTTCTTGGTGTCCAGAGCCGCCTGAGCCGCGCGGACAATATCCGGGCCGAGCAGCCCGGTCGATTCTCGGGCCTGCCGGACAGGCATGCCCAATTCCGGCGCGAGACGTGCCGGATCGCCATAATCAGGAGCCTGCTGCCAGAGCTGCTCGATTTGATGCCGGGCGGCGGGGATGTCGCCATTGTTGTAGGCGCTCAGGGCTTCTTTATATAACCACGCGAAGGACTGGTTATGGCGTGCCAGGGCCAGCCCCTGCTGGGCGCGTGGTTCGCCGCCGGTTTCGGTCATCATCGCGTTCCAGGCGGCGATTTCGAGGCCCCATTCCCCTTCCAGCCGCGCCTGATAGGCGATCTGCTTGAGCCGTTCGATCCAGACCTGCCGGCGCTTCTGAAGCAGTTCCGGCATACGATTACCGATATAGTTGTTGCGATAGGTGGGGTTGGCGTTGAGGATCCGCTGGAACAGATCGGTCGCACGATCGAGGTTGCTGGCGATTTCCGCCTGCACCGCGCGGCGGTACAGCTCGTCGAATTCCGCGTCATTCTGCAACGAGGATTGCGCCTGCTCGATCACGCCCAGGGGCAGCAAGCTGATCGGCCGGTCCTCCCCGAATTTCACACCTTCCGGGCGAGGCGGAAGAGGATCCAGCGGCAGGTCCATCAGGAGTTCGACAAGTTCGTGCAGCTGGCGTGAGTAGTCGGCCTCGGCGCGGAAGTCCAGCCAGCGCGACCCGTGCGCCAGCACTTCTGCCGGTACACCTTTCGGACAGTCCTTGAGCAAGAGAACGTAGATCGGCCGGCCAAGGGTCACGGCATAGCGGTATTCCCAGCCGACGTAGGGCGAGTCGGCGGCGTCCGGTGTCATGACCAGCACCACGGCGTGCGCCTTGTCGATGGCGATCTGCAGCTCGCGCCGCCAGTTCGCGCCGCCACGCGAGGCCAGATCCCGGCGGTCGAGCCAGGTGTCGAAGTCGCGCACCCGCAGATCGACCTCCAGGCGGTCGACAAATTCGCTGTCGACGCGGCGATAGCTGATGAAGAGCGAGAGCTGCTGTCGGGTGGGTTGCTGCATGATTTATTTCCGCCCGGCAGTCATTCTGCGGTGAACGAAAAACGCCGCCAGCAGGCCGAGGGCGATCCCACCGATGAGATTGGGAAGAAGGGGATCATCACAAAGAATCGTGATATTGCCGAAAAAGTCCATGCTGTGGCAGTTTGGATCATTCAGCAATGCGGCGGCCGCACCCGTGCCCAAGATCAAACCAATGACCGCACCCACGATGCCGAAGCCCGCGTAGATCACCCATGCCGCGACCATGGTCGCCGGATTGCTGCTAGCCGGCGGGGTAATGCGGACAGGGTTAATCCCTTCCCTTCCCGTGTCTTGCGCATTATTTGCAGGGACAAAACTGCCTGGCTTAATGGCGGTTGACGGTTGGCTGCTGGCTGCTGGCCGCTGCATTTCGCTGGCAACCGGCGGCTGGAAACTGGAAACTGTTTTCTCCGTCGCTACACGCCGCTGCACGCCGAGTTTTACGGCCAGACCGCGCGGATCGCCGAACTTGGGTGCGGCCTGATAGAGCATCCGGAGCATTTCGGACGCCGCGCCGGGATCGGACGCGACGAGCGCTTCCGCCTGCTGATAGAGGTTCGCATGCTGCTGGTTCTGGCGGGCGGTCGCCAACAGGGGTTCCACGGCGCGTTCACCTTGCAGCCGCCCCCAGGCGTTGAGCGCGGCGATCTCGCGGCCCCAATCGCCGGAAGAACGGGCGTCGGACGCGTAGCGTTCAAGGTTCTGGATGCGCTGGGCCTGCAGCTGGCCGTTTAATTCGTCGAGCTGCTTGTGCACCAGCCCATTCTGAAAGTTGGCGTCGCGCTCGACGATGCTGGCGTAGATGGCGGCGGCGCGTTCGCGGTCTTCCGGCGTGCCGCGGGCTTTGGCGCTGGTGGCGGCGATAAAGAGCGCATCCAGGCTTTCGGGAGGTTCGGGCAGCTTGGCCATTTGCGAGGCCGGATCGTAGGTCGGCGGGCTACCGGGCGTGACGAAGGCCAGAGTCAACAGCAGGTACTTGAGGTCGCGGTCATAGCGGCCTTCTTCAAAGTCGAACCACTGGATCGTATCGACTGGCGCAGGCAGATTCACCTGGCGCAGCTTT
This DNA window, taken from Candidatus Flexicrinis proximus, encodes the following:
- a CDS encoding toll/interleukin-1 receptor domain-containing protein; protein product: MQQPTRQQLSLFISYRRVDSEFVDRLEVDLRVRDFDTWLDRRDLASRGGANWRRELQIAIDKAHAVVLVMTPDAADSPYVGWEYRYAVTLGRPIYVLLLKDCPKGVPAEVLAHGSRWLDFRAEADYSRQLHELVELLMDLPLDPLPPRPEGVKFGEDRPISLLPLGVIEQAQSSLQNDAEFDELYRRAVQAEIASNLDRATDLFQRILNANPTYRNNYIGNRMPELLQKRRQVWIERLKQIAYQARLEGEWGLEIAAWNAMMTETGGEPRAQQGLALARHNQSFAWLYKEALSAYNNGDIPAARHQIEQLWQQAPDYGDPARLAPELGMPVRQARESTGLLGPDIVRAAQAALDTKKSAPKAAPEPPSAISETDELDALSPTAEPYIAAPFPLAPGERVVRHQGVSWYHGMGWSQRTLYLTNRRIVLMPTVMSILNTQPYEVRFDEIASIERGTVLFVNPVVKITLTAGAEVQFILNELGGLMYGNREEFIALVRQLMRQ
- a CDS encoding toll/interleukin-1 receptor domain-containing protein — protein: MAKLRAYISYAPANLTFVERIAADLTARSIEAGVDRGLLATRGGSEGGWDSVRAVIDGSDVLLLITSPPAIANPDVQREIQHAVNSRKLIIPLKLRQVNLPAPVDTIQWFDFEEGRYDRDLKYLLLTLAFVTPGSPPTYDPASQMAKLPEPPESLDALFIAATSAKARGTPEDRERAAAIYASIVERDANFQNGLVHKQLDELNGQLQAQRIQNLERYASDARSSGDWGREIAALNAWGRLQGERAVEPLLATARQNQQHANLYQQAEALVASDPGAASEMLRMLYQAAPKFGDPRGLAVKLGVQRRVATEKTVSSFQPPVASEMQRPAASSQPSTAIKPGSFVPANNAQDTGREGINPVRITPPASSNPATMVAAWVIYAGFGIVGAVIGLILGTGAAAALLNDPNCHSMDFFGNITILCDDPLLPNLIGGIALGLLAAFFVHRRMTAGRK